DNA sequence from the Scophthalmus maximus strain ysfricsl-2021 chromosome 1, ASM2237912v1, whole genome shotgun sequence genome:
AGGAATACAATGAACAGCCGCAGCAGAAGAAATTATCAATTTACCTTCTATACCGATTTTGAAATGCACTTGCACTTTTGACATAATATTCCTCTGTGATTTAGAATTTTTGTGGGGTCTGGGTTTTGACTCTTTCCTTAGTTTtacttatttgtatttttagatcGAAATGTAAGTGAATCAACTGCTCATGTGTACTTGTGTTTGCGAAATCATTGTTCAATTagattgaattgaaaatgaattaatacgctagctttttaaaaattattattttaaaggatTCCCTAACTCGATATGCAATCGCTTACCATGATGTTGTGAACGAAGTCAGAGTTCACCGTGGGTATGAAGAAGCCAAAGAGAGATCCCTCCTGCCAGGCCAAGAAGGAGAGGCCCTCATTGGCTTTGGTAAATACAAAACCGAGACGCTGCAGGATCTGTACAAAATCAGgtatgataaaaaatattccAGAGTGAATTGCAGCAGATCGTGGTGATGCTGCGTCAGCAGACACTAATGGCTCTCACCctctccacacactcacagagctATGTAGACCCTTCGAACGAAGAAGTGGACCTGCGACTCTGGGACCAAGATGGAGGACGCTGTCAGATACATTTTGCAGCGTGACCAAGAGCGGGCTGCAAGCGGGCCAACCAGGAGACGGACCAACAGGAAAGGAGTCCAGAGCACTTGTAGCCAGTACGCCAGTGCCTCAAGGTACGTGTTGTGTTTTGGTAAAGTTTAGTTGTACAATCTCAATGACTTATTTCTCACCACCTTGCATTGAATACCCAGTAACGCATTGATTACAAGCTACTAATCTCGAGTCATCcacctttttctatttttaaagtGATACTCCATCAACACATTTGAGTCTTACGAGAGGCCATTAAAACTTTCTCCAGGCAGTTTCATATATTGTTCAGATTtgtgttatatattttatgtatttattgtaaatggattgtatttatactacacttttttgtctttttgaccaCTCACGTTCACCCATTCATGCACATTCATACACGGAAAAGCCGTCAGAGGCGATTTAGGGTTAGGTGTCTTGCCGGAGGACACATCGACAAGCAAACTAGGGGAGGCGGGGATCGAACCtccgaccttcgggttagtggacgagcGTCTCTACCCGCCCCATTGTGTATAATGTTCTACTGGTGTATTGTCTGTTTTCCCCGGGGCCACAGATTTCCACTTGAGGAAATAAAGTCTCCagaattcccctttttttaaacctgatttGAAGATAATTATTGGAATTATGTGGATTTTCTCTCATGCCTTAAAATCGCTAATGGCTCACTCCAAtggtttattttatattattattttttttccgtctcaCCTGCAGGGGAAGAAGCTGAAAAGGCACTAGAGGAGGACACAACAATCCCGTCTGCCCCGTCAGTAACAAATCCCCTCTCTCTGAGGAGGTCATTGGCCTTTCCCCCCTGTGGCAGACACAGACTCTCAGGACCAAAACGTATGTTTTACTAAATCACATTAATCACAATACTTTTTCTTTGTAATGCCTCGTTAGATAAAGTTACAAAccaacaaaagctttttttaaaagggcacATACAATGCTGGCCTCTATCTGGGAAATGATTATGTAAAAATGCATAAGGAGGTGCAACCGGATGAATGAGTCGGTGCCTATTGTATCTAAGATAATGATGGAGGTAATTTCCCTAATCCTAGGGAAGACCtgcttgcttgttttttttattttatatacatttataaatataaagtcAATTTATTTAGACAAATGTACATGTGTAAGCCCCATGATGCgcttttaaaaatctgaattgCTCATTAAAGACAAAGTCACAGAGAAAACTTGACTGGAGAAAGATAGTGAAAAGTTTATTATGgatgtcaaaacacaaaacattgatGCCTTCATGCTACCTTCACGTGGTTTCGGGAATACGGTAAATACAAGTTGCCgacttggaaattgcacatGGACGCACCCTCAAGTCATAAGTACGAGTGGGAAACTCAGAGATCATTTTGATACCATAGTTGACAAGTTGGGGTGAGAAGAAGCTTTCAACATGGCGGAGAAGAAGACATATTCAGAAAAGGACGGTATATACTTCTTTATTAGATGTTGCTTGTGTAGGCAATTTTTATCAATACATATACTTTTCAGTTTATAAATCCTTTACAGATGGTACCTTGAAAGAAAGTGGTACCCCAAATAATTTCACATATGCCttgttgaattcattttgttgatcaaatgaatgtcaaaaagaaagacTCAAATTACTTACTGTATGAGTACAAACTATCAAAAGCTAATTTATATagatgaaacacacattttaatcttttccctataaaattcagaatacgaaaataaaatgttacttAGAATATTAAACGACTTGTGCACAACAGAATGAGACTTCACACAAATCTATAGTCATATACAGtttatttacacaaaacaaccaacTTTCACAGTGGGTGCCGGGAAAATGATCTCAGTTCATGTTATTCTGACAAGCAACAGAGGTAGACAtgagttttgtattttaaaaaaataatgtaaatgcaCAAAACTCTACATATGCGTTAATATAAACACTATTTACAAATCAATTCCTCCCTGGAAACATGTGAAGTGAAAATATGGCCCCAgacattgtaaaataaaaaaagtatatagGGCTAGAATTACCCAGTACATTGCTACAGTTATTTACCCCTGAGGTTAAGGAGCTTTATGTTTATGCGTCGGGTATTGGGAGACTTCTTCCATTTAGCACGATCTGGTATTTCagaaaaaagtaacacattGTCGTTAAAGACTGATTGCGTGGGGAATTTATGAGTTTTTGGTTTTCCCTGAAGTGCAGCATCCACAAACTGGCTCCTGGTCTGACTGTGACAACATCACCCACACACGGGGAAGCTGTGGTTCAGCCAGGGCTCGAAGGAGCCAGTGTTCACTTTCTCGGCTGTGGTACTCTGTTGAACTGTGCTGGTCACTCTCAGCCAGCAGCTCCGGTCCAGTCTAGTCCGGTCCCCCATTTCTTACTGAGATGGCCACGTTTCACTGCTGTGCTCTGTCGCTGCCCGCCGGCGCCCCGGGGCACTGCCACGACTCTGTGTTTGTGGGCAAAATGTTCAGACTGCTCAGGACCTCCTGCGCCGTCTTTCCCAGCATGCCCTGCATGTCGCAGACGAAGCGGTACACGTAGCGCTTGCCTGCCGTCTTGTGGATGATGTTCTTGTGGTAGTAGTAGCGCAGGCCCCGGCTCAACTTCTCGTAGTTCATCTTGGGTTTGTTCTTGCACTGGCCCCAGCGCTTGGCCACCTGTGGGATCAACGAAAACACGTCTTAATAGTCGAACTGAGGTGTGTTTGTACCTCAGAGAAAACCAAAATCCATCACTTTACTTAAGCGAAACTACACGAGTGTTAACATCAAAATGTACTAGTAAAAGTACCATTTCTGCATAGTTAATAGCAGCATATTAACACGTGTAGTATTTCATTGTTGTAGCTTAATGGTGCTAATTTTAACTCCCTTATAAAGTGTTAGGTAGTTTAGTCCAGTGGTTACCAGTCTAGGGTTACACAATGAATCTGAAGGGTCATGAAACACAGAACCGAGAAAGAGTATCCAAAATGTGTCTTCACCTTTTGAACTTTGTTATTTGTTTGAGacaaaatgattcatttacCCTCAAATACTTTTCGTTTTGACCCTGATCTATCTCACCTGGAACATAAATCTGAAATCTGACCCAAcaagtcattttctttctttttttctggtgaagTCCTCAAAGATCAGAAGCCGATGGTTAAATTTTTAACCACACATTTTTACATGCTTATGTTTTTTTGATGCAAAACCtaatctgaaatgaatgaaGTTTTGACTCCAGTTGTTACTGGGgtaaaaagtaaatgaatgtCCTTTCAAATGTATTGGATGAGAAATATAAAGTAGTATAATAtggaaacattcaaatgaagtgcctaaaaattgtaaatatgtataaatatgtacTTTCATAAATGTATTTAGTTACATTCCACTACTGCCATGATGTAATATTCAGCGGTGGCCCCAGACCAAATCACAATATTTGCTCACCTCTGTGGGGTCAGACATCTTGAACTCCCAGCCGTCTCCCGTCCAGGAGATGAAGGTCCGGCAGGCAGAGTCCAGAAGTAGCTCCAGTAAAAACTGCCACAGCTGGATCGGACCAGAacctgaatgaataaataaatacactgaTGATTCATTTAGTTGCAGAGGTGAAGTGGATTACAATTACTACATTCTGATTTTTATATATGTAATAATTAGCAGTTAGAGAAAAAATTCAACCAGTGTGGCAACATAAAGTGAATTTAATGTCCAGAAGAATTGCCCCTCTCAGtgaattaatattatttatgttttaatatgtaagaagcattttaatgttttagttATTTGAGAAGGAGCATTATCTGACTTAATACACTGTTGAATGGTTTAATCTTTACTATTGCATGATGTTATCGTCATACGCTAATCTGTGATTAAAGATGCCACATTGATGtaaagaagtttaaaaagacaaatatattacaaaaaagGCATTGAATGTAAAACTTAAAACTGAGTAAATGTATACAACGGTGTATTCTAACCTGGATAAGCTGACATCCCTGTCATCTGGCCCTCCCTGTCTGGTCTGTGAGGGTGTGGGGTTTTGCGTTTAGCCACACGGGGGCAGTACTGCTCCGTGGACCGGGGGCTGCCGTCTGAGGGGCAGGGGGCCGGAGGCAGGTGTGGCAGTGGGGCGGCGAAGCTGTGAGACGGGTACTCGGGCCAGAAGGTCGACGAGTGCCTCTGGCCGTCAGAGTCGTAGTAGCTCTGATCAATCTCGCCTGGGGGGGACAAAGAGAAGGATTACACGTTGATCTCAGGAGCAGGCCAccggctgttgttgttgatgatgatttatCTAACTATAAGTGGAAATGTCTTACCTTGTAGTGCGTTTGATGCTTTCCCAGTTAAAAAGGGGCTGTGGCTGCCCTCCACGGCTGGGCTGAACTGTCCAGTCTGGGGCACCAGGCTCTGGTACGTCTGTGGAGACTCCTGGTATCCAGTTTGTGACTGATGATCTACGGTCGACACATCTGCTCATCAGAAAGACAAGTCggtcagaaaaaagaaaaaaggaagcatATTCCTAAAAAGCACAGTGTGAGTGAGGCTACAGAGTCGCAGGCTCACCGTGTGGATAGGAGCTCCACCAGTTGAACTCCTGGCACGAGTCCAGGTTGAACAGAGCAGTGTCACTGGTgcacactgaggaggaggaggaggtgggtgaacattttcataaaaagaacaacatgaacagcgtgggttttattttttttcatggtttttACCTTTGGTGTCGTAAGGATGGGAAGCTTTCGGTGGCTCCGGGtagctgctctctgctggatACTGCTGCTGCCCGGGTGCTTTACTGTCTAACAGAAAAGACAGGTCTTCACCAAGGTAGTCTGGAGGTTAAAcacaggacagacagatggagtcagtggatgatgatgatgatgatgatgatgatggataaAGGACAGAAGCGAAGTCAATAGCAGTGGTAATCTTAGTCCCAAAGCAAATACTGGATTGATTTCCCCCTGCAGTGACTTTAAATTGACAGGATCACAAAACCAAGTACAACCTTTTTCTCGGCCTCAGGGAAACAGTCATTAgtagaagcagaaaaaaagtggtgACCAGGCACcccagggttgttgttttttttgtttttttcagctcaaTGGATGGAGCCAGCTATGAAGAGGAAacaaggggagggagggggtaggaagagggagaaggaaacgCCAGCAGAGGGTGTGTGACAGAGtagtgatggagggatggggaaggggggttgggggggacTCTAAATCTGTTTGAGGAGGAAGTCTGGAGGAAAGGATTAGGCAGGGGAGTGCAACATGGAGAGTGTCTTTAACCTGACCaccctgtttctctctgtctttgtctacGTCAGCCCATTCAAGgattattcacacacacacacacacacacacacacacacacacacacacacacacacacacaccagcacccCATTAACCGGTTTGGAGCCCCCTAGTTTCAAGGTCTCACTGAAAAAATCTCTGACAGATGTGATGATACTGTCTGCGAAAATATTTCCTCTGTCCTTCAGCTGCTCAGGTTCAGAGGAAACAGATCGCACAAACAACTCTGTCCTTGGATCTGCCTGAGCACAGAGATGAAATCTCGTACCCTcaccggcaaaaaaaaaaaaaagggttgtttAACTTCAAGTGAGTCAAGTGATTCTCTAAACTCACCATACGATGCAAAGTCGAAGCCAGCGGGCACCTCCTGCGTCCTGAAGTCCTCTGTGTAATATCCAGTCTGGCAAATCTCCATCTGTGTTGAAAGAGCCATGTGATTATAAACGTTCAGCTCTGATTGGTGATCAATATCTagaagcagcagaggcagcaatCACTGGATGGCTGGGTTAACTTCCTATATGAGTCCTGagcccaaaaatatatatatttaaaaacatgtttttgggCCCCTTGAAATGATAAGTTGATGAATCTGTTGAGAAGACATTGACTTGCACCAATTTTGCTGATTGATTCCAAATAAGGCATATAGTTTGTGACCAGACTAAAATGTTTAGTAAATGATATGTTGTAAATGTGGGGGAGTCACATGAGTATTGGAAGCCATTTGCaactattttcatcatcagtgattattatctttttttttaattaaacgatcaataatctatttttaatttcaaatagCAGGCATCAGTTTAGAAAATACACCTGAGCACAATGTGATTCGTTCGCTTGCTCTGTCCCACTAAAATcgaagctgttttttttttttttcacatgagcCCAATATTTCCTTTATTTCTAGAGATAAATGATGCCACAGCATTGGCCGGGtgcagtgaatgaatgaattggcATCACTGTCTTCAAAAAAGTCAATCAAATCAAACGAAAGACAAAGCTCTACCTTTATCTTCGGGTCTTTTCTGTCTGCAGGTTTGATGAGATTGTCCCAGTACATCACTTTTTCTTCGCGTCCCTCTCTTCGATCTGTCGCTGTTTGCCGGACGTTCACAGTTCACGCTACAGagtggtcagtcagtcagtctccGGACGGGCCGGTCCCGTTATAAAGCACTTACGGGGTGGGAGGGGCGCGTGACCAAGCTCTGCGTCGTGACCAGCAGCTCGAGCTTTTGTTTAACACGTGACGtcagactcccccccccccaccaaaaccCATCACGTCCCCCAGCAACCAAACATTCATtcataagaataaaaaaaatactcactATGACTTATTTATTAGTCATTCAAATAGGAAGATTGagcaaaataatacaaatgttaTAGCATCACTCTTATAtttgaaatttattttaatttaatttttttcttgaaagaaTGTCTTTTCTTCACGTTAAtgcacactttttaaaatttcatacTGCATGTGCACTCAGCTGCGGCTCAGAGTTGGTCTTCCACTGACCGAAAGGTCAAAGGTTCGAGTCCTGGGTCTTGCAGTCAACAAAccaaagtgtccttggacaagacgCTTAACCCTACATTTCCCCTCatatgatgtgtgatagaaaaagtgctgcGTATATAGAAGCGAATacatgggtgaatgtgactcataCTATAAAGGTCGATGTAAGACAAGCGCTACAGTATACAAACACAGTCCACTTTCCACCTGCTAAGCACGGGGGGTGCATGGAAATATTCTGCTTCCGGCCATGTGGCCGGAAACCAATACACAAATATATGGAAGAGTGGAAGATTCCGATTATCAGCTATAATTCTGGAAGCAACTGTCCCGCAGACAGTCAGGAAACTGAAAGGAGGCAAACCACACCGTCAAAATTCACCATTACCAACCTTAAGCACTGACTAATGAAGGTGTCCTGACTTGTGCACATACTATTTGAAGAGGTGCATTATTAATTTaggtttttttatatttgtttgctGCAGGGTTTGCATTATAGtatgataaaaaatacaaagcCAAAAGGTCGTATACAGTCAGTACTGGACCAGTCATAATACTTAATAACTGAAACATCAGGATGCTGCAGATTCACGTCTCAAACAACATAAGTGTGTCACCATTGACTTCCACTGTATGACCTGTGTATGAGAGCCACTAATAAACATTTACCTGTATAATATTTCTGACAATGTTTATTTAACTGAATGTCAGGTACAGTGGTCATTGTTCAacagaaagaaggaaacacTGGCAGTGAATTAACAGATTATTCattgcaaattatttttgaaaaattataaatgtacttttttcttattttattcaaGCAAAAAAGACCAAACTTTCGCAGCATTTTTCAATGTGGGGatttactgtttatttttttctctccatttattATCActttaaactgaatattttccagTTACGGATTGTTGAATATGGgttgttgaaaatgatttgtgggttaatcaaaaaaaaccctcagtaGATTAATCAATAGTGAAAAAAAGCATTAGTTGCAGAGACTCTGGACATCATCTCTCGTTtgattgctgtttttttattggggCACAATTGATTAATGAGAAAATTATCTGTACATGAATTGACAATGAATAAaccctgttttttgtttttttttcactttcacattgcttttagcaatgaaaagtgctctataaatgaaatttttgtattattattattataagatcAAATTAGCTGCAGCCCTTGaatgcaacataaaaaacaatacattggATTATCATAAGAATCCTGAAGAAGATACAGACCACATGTCATATAACATCATTCAACTTTTTGTATCAAGCCTAAACACAATTAAAATACATCCGACATTCTCGAGGCTTTTCGCGGTCTGgaattcaaatataaaacttGTGTCAATGTTAATTAtgtggaagaataaaaaaagcacGCAGTGTATTTTTACTCGGTCACTCTGATTGTCTAAAGGGCTGAGAATGAAGTGCAGCCTTTTGAAATCGGAGCTCAGTCAGTCGGTTTTTCATGAGGTGGGAGCCAAAATCTCTGTATCTTTAGAAACCATTCGACATAACAATGGcccgtaaaaagaaaaaaaaaagaaaaaaaaaacacccaagcGCTGAAGAAAGTCTGAAATCACGGCGTGAGTGGCTGCGGCAGATAAGGCCGAGCCCAGGGCCTTGTATAAACAAACATCTCAGCTATTCTCCTGCGACggggaggaaaacacacacacacacacacacacacagacagaggacgCAGACCATCTGGAAAAGTGGAGCCGGGTGAAATCGTGCGCAACGGTGGGAGTCGTGATTGGGAGCCCCACCTAGAGACACGAGGACACAACCGGGATGAGGTTACACAAGGCGTGGATCGATTCACGAGCGTCTGTCCGCCGCGACCTGAACCATCTCTCCGGGATCCACCTATAGGATCTCCGAGGGCCGGGTCGGCTGAGGTGAACTGCCACGGAGCAATAGGtgtatagaaatatatatatattttaaagaccAAAAGAAATCAGAATAGTAGTATTAATGACACTCAAGTTTGACAAATCACCAATTGTCAGAAATTTGAACAcactcatttgtcattttcagcaGCCAACTCATATGTTCTCACATGATTTAGTCCTGATATCCTATAAcacttaaagccacagtgtgctatatttagaagaacgtatcATCCGCCATTTTGTCAGATCAGTGACCTAACACATTATCTGTGGGTACAATTTgaagttttttcaaggattttagtGGAATTTAGTTTCTTTATAATCAGTTTAGTACAAAACAAGCTTGCAATTTCACTCACGTCCAAGGCGAATTTGTTGCTAACACAtcaatttaaagctacagtgtctaatatttagaagaacgtaaTCAAAGAAATTGAACATGTTGTCCATaagtatgtgttcatatatgtataatcacctgcaacaacgAACCAATTGATTTTTTGGagttatataaaataaataaatagttaaatacttaccaccccgacttccggggtccgagttccgaggtataaaggaacgcagcattaaatacagtTGCAGAAAACAGGTCCAGAATACCTCGCATTGgagttgaatttccagcgctgcgggaaacccgaaatggaatcagcagtgcgccaccataacgtgtcccctgtcgggtgctcagttggttgcggtttgtagctttaccaccagatgccgccagtGTGTAgttattacacactggagctttaaatcATAATTTTACTTTTAGAGTCAGTAATTTGACATTGTCTGTTAAATAAAATCCCCCTGGGAATTAATacatctttctatctatctatctaatttAAATGTCGTCAGCTAGTTCCAAAGTTATTAGATATAAAATAGCAATAACACTAATGCAAGATTGGTTCTCCTGCTAATTCTCAGTTCAAAACCTCTAGTAGAGGTACATAATTATTAGCAGTAACTATGGAAACACACTAAGTATTGAGAGTTGAAAGTTACTTGTCATGGCCTCCGTCAGTGTTGCATTATAGCATTTTACGCCCCAGCTGACCAGAGCAAATTTTACGTCATTTTTTCCTGTACATTCACATAGGAATGCATTTCtttgcatttaaaatatatatatataaatgcaacatggattttttttttctttgtctgcaaAATAAGCAGTTGTGTGTTACATGGCcagagttagcattagcagctgctTATACTTCTTAGTCCAGCAGAACTTCCTTTCCTCACTCGCCAGGAGGCGTCTCCAGTGGTGGACAGCGACAACAAACCTCCACCGCGGAGGTTATGTCTTCACCCGTGATTGTTTGTTCGTGTTGGTTGCAGGATTACGCCAAGACTACCGATCCGCTTTCCACCAAACTCAATGGAGGGACGGGGCCTGAGAAGAACCCGTTGCATTTTGGTGCGGAGGCGGATCGACGGGgcaacatttttattacagATAACTCTTTTAGGTTATCAGTCCACTTTCCCCTTTTGTATATCAACTATTAGAACTAAACAATGATATGTAGGGTTGCTCTCGATAGTTTCTTTCACGTCTACTGAAGTTAGAATGCTAACTGGGCTTGTCCAGCCCGTCGCGTCACAGTCCCAGAGTGAGTCACTGTAGCGATGGCAGGCTAAGATGGCTAGAGCTCGCTGACCGTCGCCACCAGAGGAACAAATAGCACCTTTAGATTAATGTGTTTAGTTAACAAAGTTAGTCAGTTTCTGACACCAGAACGGACAAACGACACCATTTCTATtacatgacatcatttttgaAGTTAAGAGTCTTGTCGTCTACGGAGGAATACGGTGGTCCAACATTCATTCTGCAGAACAACAACCCAAACATTCAGCCAGAGTCGGAAGAACAACCTACAAGTCCCTTGAACAACTCGctattttaatttcacaccAGACACTGGTTTGATT
Encoded proteins:
- the LOC118299247 gene encoding ETS1-related protein isoform X2, translated to MYWDNLIKPADRKDPKIKMEICQTGYYTEDFRTQEVPAGFDFASYDSKAPGQQQYPAESSYPEPPKASHPYDTKVCTSDTALFNLDSCQEFNWWSSYPHDVSTVDHQSQTGYQESPQTYQSLVPQTGQFSPAVEGSHSPFLTGKASNALQGEIDQSYYDSDGQRHSSTFWPEYPSHSFAAPLPHLPPAPCPSDGSPRSTEQYCPRVAKRKTPHPHRPDREGQMTGMSAYPGSGPIQLWQFLLELLLDSACRTFISWTGDGWEFKMSDPTEVAKRWGQCKNKPKMNYEKLSRGLRYYYHKNIIHKTAGKRYVYRFVCDMQGMLGKTAQEVLSSLNILPTNTESWQCPGAPAGSDRAQQ
- the LOC118299247 gene encoding ETS1-related protein isoform X1, translating into MYWDNLIKPADRKDPKIKMEICQTGYYTEDFRTQEVPAGFDFASYDYLGEDLSFLLDSKAPGQQQYPAESSYPEPPKASHPYDTKVCTSDTALFNLDSCQEFNWWSSYPHDVSTVDHQSQTGYQESPQTYQSLVPQTGQFSPAVEGSHSPFLTGKASNALQGEIDQSYYDSDGQRHSSTFWPEYPSHSFAAPLPHLPPAPCPSDGSPRSTEQYCPRVAKRKTPHPHRPDREGQMTGMSAYPGSGPIQLWQFLLELLLDSACRTFISWTGDGWEFKMSDPTEVAKRWGQCKNKPKMNYEKLSRGLRYYYHKNIIHKTAGKRYVYRFVCDMQGMLGKTAQEVLSSLNILPTNTESWQCPGAPAGSDRAQQ